The DNA region GCCATTTTAGAGATTTCGTATAACATTCCTATTTTTATATTTGTCTTTACGCCGTAAAGTGAGTATAGTGAAACTACTAACTCTTCTAAAGAAGCATTTCCTGCCCTTTCGCCTATTCCATTTACTGTGACATGGGCTTGACTTGCGCCAGCTCTTAAACCTGAAAGTGAATTTGCAACTGCAAGTCCAAAGTCGTTATGGCAGTGAACACTTAAAGGTGCATCCAGTTTTGATAAATGCCCATAAAATTCGTAGGCTTTTTCAGGAGTGAGCATTCCAACGGTATCGCATGCACATATCCTTTTTGCACCAGCATCTATCCCTTCTTTGAATACCTGTGTGAGGTAATCAATGTCACTTCTTGTTGAGTCCTCTGCAGAAAGCTCTACCAGCAGCCCGTGGTCGACAGCATACTGCGTGCTTTCGATTGCAAGGTCTTTAACTGTTTCCCTTGTTTTTTTTAATTTATATTTTATATGAAGATCAGATGTTGGAATAACCAGATGAACACTATCCACGTCGCATTCCAATGCGGCGTCTACATCAACTTTAACAGCCCTTGCAAAACTGCATATTTCAGTAGAAAGCCCTTCACTGGTAATTTTTTTAATTCCTTCCCTTTCACCAATTGATGTAATGGCAGATCCTGCCTCAATAACATCTACACCAAGTTCGTCAAGTTTTAGGGCCATTCGCAGCTTCTCATCAGGAGTTAAAGAAACTCCAGGGGTCTGTTCGCCGTCTCTAAGTGTTGTATCTAATATTCTAGCGTTCAAAGGAATTCCTCTTTTTATTTTAACTTTATAAACTTTATTTTTTTGTAAGTACAGAGATAACTCTGGTTAAACTTTTATGCATTCTTATCTTGTATTGTTCTATTATTTTAAATTTAGTATGACTCACAAGTTCATGGATGTCCAGGTAGTGGGGAGTTGCCATACAGATATATCCGTCTTCTTTTAATAGTCCCTGCATGGATGCAAGGGATTCTTCATAAATCTTTTTACTGTCTATACCTGCTGTTGAAGCTGAAATACCATAGGGAGGATCAGTTACAATAGCATCGACTTTTTCCTCAAGTGTAATATACCTTGCATCTCCCTGAAAAATAGTATAATCCTTAATGTTGCAGTATTCAAGATTTTTTTTAGTTCCTTCAACCATTTTCTCGTCTATATCAGTTCCAATTACTCTAGCCCCTACTATTCCTGCTTCTATTAAAATACCACCTGTTCCACAGAATGGGTCTAGAACTGTGCTTCCTTTTTTGGCCCGTGCTAGATTAACCATTCCCCTTGCAAGTTTGGGGCTCATGGATCCTGGATAGAAGAATGGTCTTTTATGAGGTTTTAAGTCATTGTAGTGTTTTTTACTTCTTTTAATCAGTTGTTCACTGACTAAAACATTCGAAAGCTTTGCTTTCGATGTTTGCGGAGCACAGCTTCGCAACCGCGAAAATTTGATATTTTCGCATGTGCCGAATGTTTTATGTTCGGGGGCTGAGTTATCAAGTACGATTGTTCTTAAAAAAGTATCGGGATTCTCAAGATTTACTATGGCTTCATCTCCCAACTCTTTTTTAATAATACCTCCAAGCTCGATTTCCATGGCTTGGGAGTTAAAATCAGGGTCAATACCTACTCTTTTAACCCTTACTGCATAATCTTGACTAATAATATCTTTCCAGGGGTATTTTTGGATATCATCGTTTAAATGAGGAATACTGGTTTTAAACAGTAATTTACATATCTCATGGGTATAGGCAACTTTTTTACCTATTACCTCAATAACTGCAGAGTCTTCATCTGCAATTTCAATGATTAAAATTCCGTTTTGATGATATTTTATATTAAAGGAGACATTTTCAGTCTCTAAACTCGCTGTTACTTCTGCTTTTGGTAAAGTTTCGTTTTCACCGGATAAAATGAAGATTATTTCCATAGATTAGACACCTTTAAGAGTTGAGTGGTATTTATTTTTTTATATTTCATAGATTAACTGATAGTTGGGGTTTTCACCTTTAATAAATTACTTGATTACGATTCAAATTAAACAAAATAATTTTTCATTTGAACTAACTATTTTCAAAATAAGTAATGAAAAGTATGTTAATTTTATAAACCAAATATTTTACGTGACAGCAGTTTAGGAAGAACTGAGAAAATTACTCCGTTTTTTATTAATTTTATCATGAGCGGTGATTGGGAATCCAGATCTCCATATTCAGAAACTATTTTTCCTACTTCTTTTTCTTTAAGTTTTAAAATTACAGAGTCAAGATTTTCATCATCCAGGGATTTATAGGTATCCTGTACTTTGAGCTGCATTTTAAGTTCTGTATTATACATTTTTTTATATCTTTTTTGATATTTCTTTAAAATATCAATGTTTTGAGAACTAATTGCTTCATATACGACTTCTGAAGCGATTTTTGCGCAATTAAACCCTATTATAAGTCCGCCGCTTGTAGTTGGTTTAACCTGGGAAGCTGCGTCCCCTATAAGTATGGCCCTGTTTTTTACTATGTCTTTTTTAGGGTCATATATGGGAATTTTACCGTGATATTTTTTCAAAATTTTTGCATTTCTTAAAGTTTCATTGTTTTTTAAAAAATCATTTAAAATCTCACTTAAATCATTATAATCAAAATCACCAAATAGACCTACCCTTGCAGTGTATTCTGAAATTGGAATAACCCATAAAAACCCAGGGGATATTTTTGAATTAACATATA from Methanobacterium bryantii includes:
- a CDS encoding geranylgeranyl reductase family protein, with the translated sequence MKNYDVAIVGAGPVGSTFARYAAEKGLKVAIFEKKKEIGVPLQCAGLLGNKIKDVNVLPDEVILNEIYGACLHSPSSTMISMRKKEEPLAYVLDRVAYDKYLAQLAVDKGVELFLNHRAEKIDIETGEIYFKDKKISAEIIVGADGHASIVSETFNNASKYVHASQYLIDAGENAFKEDYFQVYVNSKISPGFLWVIPISEYTARVGLFGDFDYNDLSEILNDFLKNNETLRNAKILKKYHGKIPIYDPKKDIVKNRAILIGDAASQVKPTTSGGLIIGFNCAKIASEVVYEAISSQNIDILKKYQKRYKKMYNTELKMQLKVQDTYKSLDDENLDSVILKLKEKEVGKIVSEYGDLDSQSPLMIKLIKNGVIFSVLPKLLSRKIFGL
- a CDS encoding (R)-citramalate synthase — its product is MNARILDTTLRDGEQTPGVSLTPDEKLRMALKLDELGVDVIEAGSAITSIGEREGIKKITSEGLSTEICSFARAVKVDVDAALECDVDSVHLVIPTSDLHIKYKLKKTRETVKDLAIESTQYAVDHGLLVELSAEDSTRSDIDYLTQVFKEGIDAGAKRICACDTVGMLTPEKAYEFYGHLSKLDAPLSVHCHNDFGLAVANSLSGLRAGASQAHVTVNGIGERAGNASLEELVVSLYSLYGVKTNIKIGMLYEISKMASRLTNVPLQPNKAIVGENAFAHESGIHADGVIKKAETYEPITPELVGHKRRFVMGKHIGSGLLKKRLEEMGLRVDDEKLNQIFTRVKALGDKGKCVTDVDLQAIAEDVLGIVAEKVVELEELTIVSGNKITPTASVRLNINNNEVLEAGIGIGPVDAAIVAVKKSIADFADIELEQYHVDAITGGTDALIDVIVKLKHEDQIVTARSTQPDIINASVEAYLSGINKILSDKKDIKKIKEGDL
- a CDS encoding DNA methyltransferase is translated as MEIIFILSGENETLPKAEVTASLETENVSFNIKYHQNGILIIEIADEDSAVIEVIGKKVAYTHEICKLLFKTSIPHLNDDIQKYPWKDIISQDYAVRVKRVGIDPDFNSQAMEIELGGIIKKELGDEAIVNLENPDTFLRTIVLDNSAPEHKTFGTCENIKFSRLRSCAPQTSKAKLSNVLVSEQLIKRSKKHYNDLKPHKRPFFYPGSMSPKLARGMVNLARAKKGSTVLDPFCGTGGILIEAGIVGARVIGTDIDEKMVEGTKKNLEYCNIKDYTIFQGDARYITLEEKVDAIVTDPPYGISASTAGIDSKKIYEESLASMQGLLKEDGYICMATPHYLDIHELVSHTKFKIIEQYKIRMHKSLTRVISVLTKK